Proteins encoded together in one Desulfosporosinus meridiei DSM 13257 window:
- a CDS encoding oligosaccharide flippase family protein, with translation MKEKYSYLIKNIGLFFLAGFLPRVLSFFMVPLYTSCLSTADYGTVDLLTNVVQLVLPILTLQVQDAVMRYAMDNRYDKCDVFGVGITISFIGGAVLIVGCICLKMLDVFPLNWIYLLFIIISYFLGALNNIFSYFCRGINEIKILTVSSVVAIVINICCNLLFLLVLNLGIFGYLMANSIGSAASVLLLFFGARLFLYVRIGFADSVFRKEMIYFSIPMIFSALSWWINDSLDKFVLTFFCGVSATGVLAVAYKIPTILSVLGNVIAKAFSISAIKEFDSQDSDHFLGNSYSAISFGMVACCSIIMVFNIPLAQLLFAKDFYVAWKFVPPLLIAACMSQLSLACEHIFVAIKETKIIAHTAMVGAMINSAGNFLFIPKLGGYGAALATAVGFTLVWAIRYNIMIKYIRIKNNLPKELATYLLLIVQMMLAYYGNRFLGIQMIILGCLFVLYRRELQDLTRKLFVRLFSLGRHISNP, from the coding sequence ATGAAGGAAAAGTATAGTTATCTTATCAAGAACATAGGTCTCTTTTTTTTGGCCGGATTTTTGCCGCGTGTTTTATCCTTTTTTATGGTTCCCTTATATACAAGCTGTCTCTCTACGGCAGATTATGGCACTGTTGATTTATTGACGAATGTAGTTCAACTTGTATTGCCGATTTTGACATTACAAGTGCAAGATGCAGTTATGCGTTATGCCATGGATAATAGATACGATAAGTGTGATGTATTTGGCGTGGGTATAACAATATCTTTTATTGGTGGAGCAGTGTTAATTGTTGGATGCATTTGTCTAAAAATGCTGGACGTTTTTCCATTAAACTGGATCTATCTGTTGTTCATTATCATTAGTTATTTTTTAGGTGCCTTGAATAATATTTTTTCTTACTTTTGTCGTGGAATTAATGAGATCAAAATATTAACAGTCAGTAGTGTTGTAGCGATAGTAATTAATATTTGTTGCAATCTTCTATTCTTGTTAGTTTTAAATTTAGGAATTTTTGGTTATTTAATGGCAAATTCAATTGGTTCTGCAGCAAGTGTCTTACTGCTTTTCTTTGGGGCTAGGCTCTTCCTTTACGTGCGTATAGGTTTTGCTGACAGCGTCTTTAGAAAAGAAATGATATATTTTAGTATTCCAATGATATTTAGTGCGCTATCCTGGTGGATTAATGATTCATTAGATAAGTTCGTTTTGACCTTTTTTTGTGGAGTATCTGCTACAGGTGTCCTTGCTGTGGCTTATAAAATCCCAACAATTCTTTCTGTTTTGGGAAATGTAATAGCAAAAGCATTTTCCATCTCTGCAATTAAAGAATTCGATTCACAGGATTCAGATCATTTCCTAGGAAATAGTTATTCTGCAATCAGTTTTGGGATGGTTGCATGTTGTTCGATAATTATGGTTTTTAACATTCCCCTTGCCCAGCTTCTTTTTGCAAAAGATTTTTATGTGGCATGGAAATTTGTACCCCCACTCTTAATTGCGGCGTGTATGAGCCAACTTTCACTTGCTTGTGAACATATATTTGTAGCAATTAAGGAAACAAAAATTATTGCCCATACTGCAATGGTTGGGGCAATGATCAATTCAGCAGGCAATTTTCTGTTTATCCCGAAACTTGGCGGTTATGGTGCAGCCCTTGCAACAGCAGTGGGTTTTACTCTTGTTTGGGCAATACGGTATAATATCATGATTAAATATATACGAATAAAGAATAATTTGCCCAAAGAACTTGCGACATATTTGCTATTGATTGTCCAAATGATGCTTGCTTACTACGGTAATAGATTCTTAGGTATACAAATGATTATATTGGGATGCCTTTTTGTTTTATATCGTCGTGAATTGCAAG